Below is a genomic region from Leptospira bourretii.
ACAAATTATCCTGCCAAAGTCAACATTCAAGGCGACGCCAAAAAGGTATTACCTGAACTGGTAAAAAGACTGCAGAACAAACTACAGCTAACAAAAGAAAGTCGGGAAAATCGAACCAAAGTGCTTGCGGAAGAGATAAAGAAAAATAAACAAAACTATTTGGAAGAATGGTTCCAACATGATAGTAAGGACAGGGTGAATCCTGCTCGATTCTTTAACGCCTTACGGACATCTCTTCCTGATGATGGTTATGTGGTGGTGGATGACGGAAATCATACATTTCTCACTGCCGAACTGATGCCAATCCACAAACCAAGGCATATGATTTCTCCCACAGATTTTAATTGTATGGGTTATGCAGTGCCTGCAACCATTGCAACCAAACTTGCTAATCCTGAGAAAGCAGTTGTTGGGATCATTGGTGATGGAGCCTTTTTAATGACTTGTATGGAATTAATCACAGCGAGCAGAAACAAAATTGGAGCTGTGTTTGCCGTCTTCAATGATGGAGAACTTTCCCAAATTTCACAAGCACAACAAGTTCCTTACAATCGGAAAACCTGCACTGTTCTTGGAACCACAAGGTTTGAAGGCATCGCTTTGGCCACGGGTGCCGAATATCTTTCCATCCAATCAAACGAAGAAATCAAACAAAAGTTAGATGAAGCATGGATTCTTGCTAACGAAGGGCGTCCAGTCATTTTGGATGTCAATATTGATTACAGTAAAAAAACTCGTTTTACCCAAGGGATTGTTGGCACTAATTTGAAACGTTTGCCATTTGCAGCCAAAGTCAGAATGATTGGTCGGGCCTTAGTTCGAAGGGTCACTGGATAGGATTGGTCTAAGTTTCTTTTGCGTATCTTACTTGCACCTATGGAAGGACTTCTTGACTACCGACTTCGTGACACTCTCACGCAAGTGGGTGGTTTTGACGAATGTGTTAGTGAATTCATTCGAGTGAACGATACACTCCTTCCATCACATAGGTTCTACAGATATGTTCCCGAATTGTATGAAGGTTGTCGTACAAGAGCTGGAGTTCCTGTCAAAGTACAGTTGTTAGGTTCCGATATCAACTGTATGGCGGAGAACGCAAGTAAGGTGGCATCTCTTGGGGCGTATGGGATCGATATTAATTTTGGATGTCCGGCTCCCACAGTCAACCGAAACCGGGGAGGAGCAGCTCTTCTCAAAGAACCAGACCAGATGTTTGCCATTGTAAAGGCCATTAGAAAAGCGGTTCCTTCGATCATTCCAGTCACTGCAAAAATGAGATTAGGTTACGATTCCACCGAACAGGCGCTTGTCTGTGCAAAAGCCTTGGAAGAAGGAGGAGCCGAAGAAATAGTAGTCCACGCAAGAACCAAAACGGACGGATACAAACCTCCTGCCTATTGGGATTGGATTCATAAAATTGGATCAACTGTCAAAATTCCAGTCGTTGCCAATGGTGAAATTTGGACTGAAGAAGATGCGCTCCGGTGTAAAGAAATCTCTGGTTGCCAAGACATTATGATTGGTCGTGGTGCTGTTGCTAACCCAGCTCTTGCGTTGATGATCAGAGGAGTAAAAAATGAAAATCTTTCTTGGGATGAAGTCAAAAGAATTTTATATCGGTATTGGCAAAGTTTAGAAGCAGATATGGAAGTTAAAAGTCGGGCGGGAAGAATCAAACAGTGGTTACACTATTTGACCCGCCAATATCCTGAAGCCGAAAGAGACTTTGAAATTGTGAAACGACTGACAAACAAGGAAGATTTTAAAAAGTATTTGGAATCGCCTGTAAAACCTACTTAAAATTTCCTATTAGCTCAATCAACAACAAGTATGAAGATTAACTTCAAATATTCTAATTTATTGGATAATCACTTTAGGATTGACATTTTGCCCAAAGATATAAAAAAAATAATTTCCTGGCGTTAGAATGGTATATGTAGAACCAGATTGGGTAATATCGGTTATTGTATTTGCCATATTTTGTCCTCCAGCAATCGGACACTCGTTTTGTTTGTATATGGCAATTCCATCGTCCCCATAATCACTGAAGACAATTTTGTCATTAGCAACTAACTGACTTCCCTTTACAATTCCACCTCCGTAACCATTATCATTCATTTTTTTACTAATGACTGTCAAAACTCTGCTAGCAGTAGTTAACGGAAAAGTATTAACATCTGAACCAGGAGAAGATTGATAATTGCAAGTGAGACCGCCTTGACTTCCAGCAAGTAACAAAACAAGGCTTACATGATTATCTTTTTTTTCTTTTTGACAATTGAGAAAAAACGCACTTAAAAGGAAGCTGACAATAAAACTAATTTTTAACATATTTTTATATTCTAAAACAACACTTTACTATTTTTTCTTTCTGTAAACCGCAAAACAAAAAAATAGCGAACACCTAACAAAAAAAGCACATTAGTTTTCCCATAGATAAGCCAAAATTTCTGGATAGTTCGTTTATTAAATCGTGAGAACAATAACATCGAATTTACTGAAAGCATTAATACGAATATGATAAACTTATTCACGGTAATGCATGAAAGGTGATCGTGGAACATTTAGTTGTTGGGTATGATTTTGAATTCGGCTGGATCAAAATCATAATTTACTGATTAGAAAAAGAAGGAATGACACATGTTTGTGTACCCTGGAAATATAAAGAAATGGAAAAGAATATAGTTGTTCGCATAGAATTCCATCATCATAGAGTATGACGACAGTTATTTCATTAATTCAAAAAAAAGAAAGTCAACGAAATTTATCGCATACCAAGAGTTAATTTATTCTAAAAAATATCGATACGTTACCTTGGGATTTAGTTGCGCTCTTACCCGACCGATCTCTTTTTTTCCTTTCAAAAACGATCCCCTCCACAAAATTATTCCTTATGTTCGAATCGTTTTCCAACTCTGAAATCCTTTCCGGTATGATCACCCCAGCAGTCCTTGTTTCTGCTTGTGCTAGTTTGATATTTTCCACAGCCAATCGGCTTGGGCGTATTTTTGATCGAGTGAATCTTCTAAAATCGGAAGTGGAACTTCTATTAGACGGGAAAAGAAGTTTTCACACAGAACGAATGATCTATATGCGCCACCAACTTTCTGTCCAAAAAAAAAGAGCGGTCCTCATCCAAAGGTCCATGGCTTTTTTGTATTTGGCAACTTCTCTCTTTGTGATTTCGAGTTTGACATTGGCCATCACTCTTGCCTTTGCCAAAGGCTATACCTGGATCCCTACTGTGGCTGCCATCACTGGAGGAATTTGTCTGTTTCTTGCCAGTGCTCTTCTTTTTTACGAAAGCAGATACAACTTAACATTCATTAATCGACAAATTGAATTTACGGAATTTTTAGAAAGAGAATTACAAAAGAAATAAAAGT
It encodes:
- a CDS encoding tRNA dihydrouridine synthase; amino-acid sequence: MRILLAPMEGLLDYRLRDTLTQVGGFDECVSEFIRVNDTLLPSHRFYRYVPELYEGCRTRAGVPVKVQLLGSDINCMAENASKVASLGAYGIDINFGCPAPTVNRNRGGAALLKEPDQMFAIVKAIRKAVPSIIPVTAKMRLGYDSTEQALVCAKALEEGGAEEIVVHARTKTDGYKPPAYWDWIHKIGSTVKIPVVANGEIWTEEDALRCKEISGCQDIMIGRGAVANPALALMIRGVKNENLSWDEVKRILYRYWQSLEADMEVKSRAGRIKQWLHYLTRQYPEAERDFEIVKRLTNKEDFKKYLESPVKPT
- a CDS encoding DUF2721 domain-containing protein, yielding MFESFSNSEILSGMITPAVLVSACASLIFSTANRLGRIFDRVNLLKSEVELLLDGKRSFHTERMIYMRHQLSVQKKRAVLIQRSMAFLYLATSLFVISSLTLAITLAFAKGYTWIPTVAAITGGICLFLASALLFYESRYNLTFINRQIEFTEFLERELQKK